A part of Periophthalmus magnuspinnatus isolate fPerMag1 chromosome 19, fPerMag1.2.pri, whole genome shotgun sequence genomic DNA contains:
- the LOC129457172 gene encoding uncharacterized protein LOC129457172: MKRIMHEAKPHLCLFASRDIQPGEEVTYDYGGSDCPWRTQTEEQPPAAKSSDPHLSRPVEMTPESPPVLVVQTEEQPPAAKSSDPHLSRPVEMTPESPPVLVVQAKDEGLTRIRAGSSPVVNITNSNEAETQCTVSSQLTESCEASGPSTECDLTITDTSIPKLRRTKSIEMRAPLDYDSDELFDSTSDDSGEKYIPKSGEDSSEDTDTSEMLIADEKINKLRFPSMIVHTGKESQSLAELDNTKNQKSERGRSRVRKQNRSHKRCSSKQVTEPIIENSASNSEQNLPCTDSSISKTNNSSLFIPAVFKKDDGSRMYSKKQYCLYCKKGIC, translated from the exons ATGAAGAGGATTATGCATGAGGCCAAACCACACCTCTGTCTGTTTGCTTCAAGGGACATTCAGCCAGGAGAAGAAGTAACATATGACTATGGTGGAAGTGATTGTCCATGGAGAACACAG aCTGAGGAACAACCTCCAGCAGCCAAGTCATCTGATCCTCACCTGTCCAGACCTGTAGAGATGACTCCAGAGTCACCTCCAGTACTCGTCGTACAA actgAGGAACAACCTCCAGCAGCCAAGTCATCTGATCCTCACCTGTCCAGACCTGTAGAGATGACTCCAGAGTCACCTCCAGTACTCGTTGTACAA GCAAAGGATGAAGGACTTACAAGAATAAGAGCTGGAAGCTCTCCTGTTGTAAATATTACAAATTCTAATGAAGCAGAAACTCAATGCACTGTTTCTTCACAGCTAACCGAAAGCTGTGAG GCATCAGGTCCATCCACTGAATGTGACTTGACCATCACTGACACATCTATTCCAAAGCTGAGGAGAACAAAAAGCATAGAG ATGAGAGCGCCCCTTGATTATGATTCAGATGAGCTATTTGATTCCACCTCGGATGACAGCGGAGAAAAGTACATCCCTAAAAGTGGAGAAGACTCTTCTGAAGATACAGACACCAGTGAGATGCTCATAGCTGATGAGAAAATTAATAAGCTCAGATTTCCAAGCATGATAGTGCACACTGGAAAGGAGTCACAATCACTTGCTGAACTGGACAATACAAAAAATCagaaaagtgagagagggagatcaCGTGTAAGGAAACAAAACAGGAGTCATAAGAGATGTTCAAGCAAGCAAGTGACTGAACCAATAATAGAAAACTCTGCATCAAATTCAGAGCAAAACCTACCCTGTACAGATTCTTCtataagtaaaacaaacaacagttCACTTTTCATacctgctgtttttaaaaaagatgATGGATCTAGAATGTACAGCAAAAAGCAATACTGTTTGTACTGTAAAAAAGGGATTTGTTAA